A region from the Tahibacter amnicola genome encodes:
- a CDS encoding tetratricopeptide repeat protein, which translates to MDAAQSRQQHARKTITAGVTRWIMAGLLWPWTGVEAGDVDAVERCRKLSQSPAEAIPACTDAALAVTPAADPETHEEMLFRQSDAELASGDFAAATRTLDRVALLPAGTRWMHDYRLARRRGILAYRQHDATTALTHFQHALALAKQQADTTAEGQSRNDLGNALRMAGRYREALEAYTASLSLKRQRQEKQLGALLNNIGDLQRNLDDFAAAHASYAEALAIHEQEGRTVDVAHTLESLGTLALDRQDLAAAGDAFRRAQSIFVEAGARAHQLRLAARLARLALDRNDTAAAQASLAEGRALVTALDIPVPADLALQQAREALTRNAADEAEAVLAEVLPRLEADAPERVALLELNADAAAGRGDAATALRRFREFHAAERAQRERAHDQRLTALRVQFEVAEKDRALEHLAAEHRLTALSLRQRNTQLGLVAVSALAGFALVALGVRRTRERSRIAAAEREARLSAELEHYRRAAAALEGDARWVQALLDRHAAPVVAVDARGDVVAANAAATAALARPDGALVGASFRQLLDPANEDAFDAALAGIDEADAARDLTVTVRAGAVPRCYDMRIAPLTVLGGAATITLSADDAAEPPVVIDGHQRLEAASASLSAALAANEAGAEAALRTVEHAADALDAARPASRREEEDIFRRDLVDLMLSTVAAWEQSTGKTTIDLAEKSRAWRITIDNGRLRVRALERYLSLAKLPRQPRWREVLRTAYYVLAECRLEPAQREQLKQQVETIQADLRRRALLT; encoded by the coding sequence GTGGATGCGGCGCAGTCGCGGCAACAGCATGCAAGAAAGACAATCACTGCCGGCGTCACCCGCTGGATCATGGCGGGGCTGCTCTGGCCGTGGACAGGCGTCGAGGCCGGCGACGTCGACGCGGTGGAGCGATGCCGGAAGCTGTCCCAGAGCCCGGCCGAGGCGATTCCCGCCTGCACTGACGCGGCACTCGCCGTGACGCCGGCCGCCGATCCGGAAACTCACGAGGAAATGCTGTTCCGACAAAGTGACGCGGAGCTGGCGAGCGGCGATTTCGCGGCGGCGACCCGCACGCTCGACCGCGTTGCGCTGCTGCCGGCCGGCACGCGCTGGATGCACGATTACCGCCTCGCCCGGCGGCGCGGCATCCTCGCCTACCGGCAGCACGATGCGACCACGGCGCTGACGCATTTCCAGCATGCGCTGGCACTGGCCAAGCAACAGGCCGATACCACGGCCGAGGGACAGAGTCGCAACGACCTGGGTAACGCCCTGCGCATGGCGGGGCGTTACCGGGAAGCACTGGAAGCCTATACCGCGAGCCTTTCTCTCAAGCGCCAGCGCCAGGAAAAGCAATTGGGCGCGCTGCTCAACAATATCGGTGACCTGCAGCGCAATCTCGATGACTTCGCCGCGGCCCACGCCAGCTACGCGGAAGCACTGGCTATCCACGAACAGGAAGGCCGCACGGTGGACGTGGCGCATACGCTGGAAAGCCTGGGCACGCTGGCACTGGACCGCCAGGATCTGGCGGCAGCGGGCGACGCTTTCCGGCGCGCGCAGTCCATCTTCGTGGAGGCCGGCGCGCGGGCGCACCAGCTGCGCCTGGCGGCGCGGCTTGCGCGCCTGGCCTTGGACCGGAACGACACCGCGGCGGCGCAGGCGTCGCTCGCGGAGGGGCGCGCCCTGGTCACGGCGCTGGATATCCCCGTGCCGGCGGATCTCGCCCTCCAGCAAGCCCGCGAGGCGTTGACGCGCAACGCCGCCGACGAGGCGGAAGCCGTTCTGGCGGAGGTTCTGCCGCGCCTGGAGGCCGATGCGCCCGAGCGCGTGGCATTGCTGGAATTGAATGCCGATGCCGCTGCCGGACGGGGCGATGCGGCAACGGCGCTTCGCCGTTTCCGGGAATTCCACGCGGCCGAACGCGCGCAGCGCGAACGTGCGCATGACCAACGGCTCACGGCGTTGCGCGTGCAGTTTGAAGTGGCGGAAAAGGATCGCGCACTGGAACACCTGGCCGCAGAACACCGGTTGACCGCGCTGAGCCTGCGCCAGCGCAACACGCAGCTGGGTTTGGTCGCGGTGTCGGCATTGGCGGGATTCGCGTTGGTCGCCCTGGGCGTGCGGCGCACGCGCGAGCGTTCACGCATTGCCGCGGCGGAGCGGGAGGCGCGGTTGTCAGCGGAACTGGAACACTACCGCCGGGCGGCGGCAGCGCTGGAAGGGGATGCGCGCTGGGTCCAGGCCTTGCTGGACCGGCACGCCGCGCCAGTGGTCGCGGTGGACGCGCGCGGCGATGTGGTGGCGGCCAATGCGGCGGCGACCGCGGCGCTGGCGCGACCGGATGGCGCGCTGGTCGGAGCGTCGTTCCGGCAGCTGCTTGATCCCGCCAATGAGGACGCCTTTGACGCGGCACTGGCGGGCATTGATGAAGCCGACGCGGCGCGTGATCTGACGGTCACCGTGCGGGCCGGCGCCGTACCACGCTGCTACGACATGCGTATCGCGCCGCTGACGGTTCTTGGCGGTGCGGCGACGATCACCTTGTCGGCCGATGACGCCGCGGAGCCGCCGGTGGTGATCGATGGTCACCAGCGCCTGGAAGCCGCCAGCGCGAGCCTGTCGGCGGCGCTGGCGGCGAACGAAGCGGGAGCGGAAGCGGCATTGCGGACTGTCGAGCATGCGGCCGATGCGCTGGATGCGGCGCGTCCGGCGTCGCGTCGCGAGGAGGAGGACATCTTCCGTCGCGATCTGGTCGACCTGATGCTCAGTACCGTGGCGGCCTGGGAACAAAGCACCGGCAAGACCACCATTGACCTGGCTGAGAAGAGCCGCGCCTGGCGCATCACCATCGACAACGGCCGCTTGCGCGTGCGCGCGCTCGAGCGCTACCTGAGCCTGGCCAAGCTGCCGCGCCAGCCGCGTTGGCGCGAAGTACTGCGGACGGCCTACTACGTGCTGGCCGAGTGCCGGCTGGAACCTGCGCAGCGCGAGCAGCTCAAGCAACAGGTCGAGACCATCCAGGCCGACCTGCGACGCCGCGCCTTGTTGACGTAG
- a CDS encoding ACP phosphodiesterase, translating into MNLLAHALIAGANPDHVIGSVMGDFVHGVLPTSLPPAVLDGVRLHRAVDSYTDSHPIIVNLRTQFQPPFRRFSGMLVDVWFDHLLSRDFTRWDARPLDAYCDQLHALFDTHAERLPADMWRFIRFMREYGLPAGYRERPAIGEVYQRMARRFSRPTPLAQAMPVMESLDQPLEDAFNAFFPELTAFAADWLARQSKSAAPAEARETSANR; encoded by the coding sequence ATGAACCTGCTCGCCCATGCATTGATCGCCGGCGCCAATCCGGATCACGTCATCGGCAGCGTCATGGGCGATTTCGTCCATGGCGTCCTGCCGACCAGTCTTCCACCCGCCGTCCTCGACGGCGTGCGGCTGCACCGCGCCGTCGACAGCTATACAGATTCACATCCAATCATTGTGAATCTTCGCACACAGTTCCAACCACCCTTCCGCCGCTTCTCGGGGATGCTGGTGGATGTCTGGTTCGACCACCTGCTGTCGCGCGACTTCACCCGCTGGGATGCCAGGCCGCTGGATGCCTATTGCGACCAGCTGCACGCCCTCTTCGACACCCACGCCGAACGCCTGCCGGCCGACATGTGGCGATTCATCCGCTTCATGCGCGAATACGGGCTGCCGGCCGGCTACCGGGAGCGCCCGGCCATCGGCGAGGTCTACCAGCGCATGGCGCGGCGTTTCTCCCGGCCGACGCCGCTGGCGCAGGCAATGCCGGTGATGGAGTCGCTCGACCAGCCACTCGAAGACGCCTTCAACGCCTTCTTCCCCGAACTGACCGCCTTCGCCGCCGACTGGCTCGCCCGGCAATCGAAGTCCGCCGCACCGGCCGAGGCCCGGGAAACCAGTGCCAACCGTTGA
- a CDS encoding c-type cytochrome: MTKTDLEFLKRFSMLIGVLALLAAVFIAIAVYIYGKNPAATNPKAQEVVAQRLAPVGDSYAGETGRAAMLAAEEARKKAAAAQVAYGGTTDGKTIYDNLCGACHTAGVSGAPKMGDKADWGPRIAQGTDVVIKHAIEGYTGTKGMMPARGGNPSLNDEQVKATVLWMIDQSR, encoded by the coding sequence ATTACCAAGACTGACCTCGAATTTCTCAAGCGCTTCTCCATGCTGATCGGCGTGCTGGCGCTCCTGGCCGCGGTATTTATCGCCATCGCCGTGTACATCTACGGCAAGAACCCGGCCGCGACCAACCCCAAGGCCCAGGAAGTCGTCGCGCAGCGGCTGGCGCCGGTGGGCGATTCCTACGCCGGTGAAACCGGCCGTGCGGCCATGCTCGCCGCCGAGGAAGCCCGCAAGAAGGCCGCGGCGGCCCAGGTTGCCTACGGTGGCACCACCGACGGCAAGACGATCTACGACAATCTCTGCGGCGCCTGCCATACGGCCGGTGTCAGCGGCGCGCCGAAGATGGGCGACAAGGCCGACTGGGGCCCGCGCATCGCCCAGGGTACGGATGTCGTGATCAAGCACGCCATCGAAGGCTATACCGGCACGAAGGGCATGATGCCGGCGCGCGGCGGCAACCCCTCGCTCAACGACGAGCAGGTCAAGGCCACCGTGCTCTGGATGATCGACCAGTCCAGGTAA
- a CDS encoding GNAT family N-acetyltransferase, translating into MMIRTATPDDAEGLAPLLGELGYPSDPSSVALRMTRLRQDLRAVVLVAETAGNLVGVATAHVRDSLNHDEPAAQLTLLVVDSRVRGSGVGQALVSAGMDWARTQGARRLTVNTAVHREAAHRFYENRGFTLSGRRYAIALD; encoded by the coding sequence ATGATGATTCGAACCGCCACGCCGGATGACGCCGAAGGACTTGCACCGCTGCTTGGCGAGTTGGGCTATCCGTCTGATCCTTCTTCAGTCGCCCTCCGGATGACACGACTCCGGCAGGACCTTCGCGCCGTCGTTCTCGTCGCCGAAACGGCAGGAAACCTCGTCGGCGTGGCCACTGCCCACGTGCGCGATTCGCTCAATCATGACGAACCCGCCGCGCAACTCACCCTGCTCGTCGTTGACAGCCGGGTTCGCGGCAGCGGTGTGGGCCAGGCCCTGGTATCGGCGGGAATGGACTGGGCCAGGACGCAGGGTGCCCGACGGCTCACCGTGAACACGGCCGTGCACCGCGAGGCCGCACACCGGTTCTACGAAAACCGCGGCTTCACCCTGAGCGGACGCCGCTACGCGATCGCACTCGATTAG
- a CDS encoding alpha-amylase family protein, whose translation MQRVVAKAARAVMRLVYLVFLGVVLGVPSARADVMLHAFNWRYADIGTQAQTIRDNGYRIVLVSPPLRSEGAAWWGRYQPQDYRVIDNPLGNTESFRTMIDQLGAKGVRVYADIVLNHMANEAATRIDLDYPGRRILDIYRANPAYFSANRLFGDLRFNFLSQWDFHEARCIADYSNTFQVQNWRLCMGAGDVGLPDLTDNDWVVSQQRAYLQALKALGVTGFRIDAAKHMSATQIARIFTTDVTSGMHVFGEVITSAGEGNDEYRLFLKPYLQNTNHGAYDFPLHGALRRAFSPAGSMSELVDPLSTGQALLPARAITFTVTHDIPNNSIFRFMLLDPTDETLAYAYVLGRDGGVPLVYSDHNESGDNRWVDAYRRADLTAMIGFHNQLQGHDMQVLSHGACHLIFRRGSRGIVAINKCGQAQEAAVSMHNSVLWWHSPYRDVVTGSSLTIDRADFRFQLPPRSARLWIRQ comes from the coding sequence ATGCAACGCGTCGTAGCGAAGGCGGCCCGGGCCGTCATGCGTCTGGTTTATCTCGTTTTCCTCGGAGTAGTGCTGGGCGTTCCGTCGGCGCGTGCCGATGTCATGCTCCATGCCTTCAACTGGCGCTACGCCGATATCGGCACGCAGGCGCAGACCATCCGCGACAACGGCTATCGCATCGTGCTGGTCTCGCCGCCACTGCGCTCGGAGGGCGCGGCCTGGTGGGGGCGCTACCAGCCGCAGGACTATCGCGTCATCGACAATCCGCTGGGCAATACCGAATCGTTCCGCACAATGATCGACCAGCTTGGCGCGAAAGGGGTCCGCGTCTATGCGGATATCGTGCTCAACCACATGGCGAACGAGGCGGCGACGCGCATCGACCTGGATTACCCGGGGCGCCGCATCCTGGATATCTATCGCGCCAACCCCGCCTATTTCAGCGCGAACCGGCTGTTCGGCGACCTGCGGTTCAATTTCCTGTCGCAGTGGGATTTCCATGAGGCGCGCTGCATCGCCGACTACTCGAACACCTTCCAGGTGCAGAACTGGCGGCTGTGCATGGGCGCCGGCGACGTCGGTCTTCCGGATCTGACCGACAATGACTGGGTGGTCAGCCAGCAGCGCGCGTATCTGCAGGCATTGAAGGCGCTCGGCGTGACGGGCTTTCGCATTGATGCGGCCAAGCACATGTCCGCCACGCAGATCGCCCGCATCTTCACGACGGACGTCACCAGCGGCATGCACGTATTCGGCGAGGTGATCACTTCCGCCGGCGAAGGCAACGACGAGTATCGGCTGTTCCTGAAGCCGTACCTGCAGAACACGAACCACGGCGCCTATGATTTCCCGCTGCACGGTGCGTTGCGCCGTGCCTTTTCACCTGCCGGGTCAATGAGCGAACTGGTGGATCCCCTGTCCACCGGGCAGGCACTGCTTCCCGCACGGGCGATCACGTTCACGGTGACGCACGATATCCCGAACAACAGCATTTTCCGCTTCATGTTGCTCGATCCCACCGACGAGACGCTGGCCTACGCCTATGTGCTGGGCCGCGACGGCGGTGTTCCGCTGGTGTATTCGGACCACAACGAAAGCGGCGACAACCGCTGGGTCGATGCGTACCGGCGCGCCGATCTCACGGCCATGATCGGTTTCCACAACCAGCTGCAGGGCCATGACATGCAGGTGCTTTCGCACGGCGCGTGTCATCTGATTTTCCGGCGCGGCAGCCGTGGTATCGTCGCCATCAACAAGTGCGGCCAGGCTCAGGAAGCCGCCGTGTCCATGCACAACAGCGTGCTGTGGTGGCACTCGCCCTATCGCGATGTGGTGACGGGCAGCAGCCTGACCATCGATCGGGCCGACTTCCGTTTCCAGCTGCCGCCGCGCTCGGCACGTTTGTGGATCCGACAATGA
- the glk gene encoding glucokinase has translation MSTKSQPDNEGGCDLVADIGGTNARFALSRQEQGKRVLLEVQSLPGAAFDSLEAAVRHYLASVRAQPTRAAIAVACPADKDDIQFTNSAWSFNRRQLQRSLHLQQLEILNDFGAVARAVPQLAPSDVVTLHGTLSPLRGPVTVLGPGTGLGVAQLVGSSAQGWAVVETEGGHAGFAPIDEEDRRIAAWLSERVGRVSNERILCGNGLSQVHAALRGDADLTDPARIVAAALAGDPDSAKTLQRFCAILGSAAGDAVLLQGARTLVIAGGIVPRFVEFLRQSPFHARFLAKGRLAAYLADVAIHVVVHPSPGLLGAALALPDRTIDLP, from the coding sequence ATGTCGACGAAATCTCAACCGGACAACGAGGGTGGCTGCGATCTGGTCGCCGATATCGGCGGCACGAACGCGCGATTCGCGCTCAGCCGGCAAGAGCAAGGCAAGCGTGTTCTCTTGGAAGTCCAGTCGCTGCCGGGTGCCGCATTTGACAGCCTGGAGGCGGCCGTCCGCCATTACCTGGCGTCGGTGCGCGCGCAGCCCACGCGCGCGGCGATCGCCGTCGCCTGCCCGGCGGACAAGGACGACATCCAGTTCACCAATTCCGCCTGGTCGTTCAACCGGCGGCAATTGCAGCGTTCGCTGCATTTGCAGCAACTGGAGATCCTCAACGATTTCGGTGCCGTCGCCCGCGCCGTCCCGCAGCTGGCACCGTCCGACGTGGTCACGCTCCACGGCACGCTGTCGCCGCTGCGGGGGCCGGTGACGGTGCTGGGGCCTGGAACAGGGCTCGGCGTCGCCCAGTTGGTCGGCAGCAGCGCGCAAGGCTGGGCCGTGGTGGAAACCGAAGGCGGCCACGCCGGCTTTGCCCCCATCGACGAGGAGGACCGGCGCATCGCGGCCTGGCTGTCCGAACGCGTCGGGCGGGTTTCCAACGAGCGCATCCTCTGTGGAAACGGCTTGTCGCAGGTCCATGCGGCCCTGCGCGGCGATGCGGACCTTACCGATCCCGCCCGGATCGTCGCCGCTGCCCTGGCGGGCGATCCGGACTCGGCGAAAACACTACAGCGATTCTGCGCCATCCTCGGCAGCGCGGCCGGCGACGCGGTGCTGCTGCAGGGCGCCCGCACCCTGGTGATTGCAGGCGGCATCGTGCCCCGTTTCGTGGAATTTCTGCGCCAGAGCCCCTTCCACGCGCGATTCCTGGCCAAGGGACGGCTCGCGGCGTATCTGGCGGACGTGGCCATCCACGTCGTCGTGCACCCGTCGCCAGGCCTGCTCGGGGCCGCGCTGGCCTTGCCTGACCGGACGATCGACTTGCCCTGA
- a CDS encoding LacI family DNA-binding transcriptional regulator: MKGKATSFDIAYRAGVSQATVSRALRGSPLVNEETRRRIEAIARELHYTVDKNASNLRRQRSGTLALLLFEDPTSDGSLINPFFLSMLGAITRASARQGHDLLISFQQLSHDWHADYHDSHKADGLILLGYGDYLASRGKLERLEEQGTPFVRWGAVDDGQPGIAIGCDNAGGGRAITEHLLRLGRRRIAFLGDASPHCPEFLDRYRGHCAALAAAGQTSDQALQIDAADSTEEVGYTATLGLLDAGTAFDAIFAASDLLAIGAMRALGERGRRVPDEIAVVGFDDIPLARLASPPLTTLLQDTKIAGEMLVDTLLRQIRGETVHNQVLPAQLVIRRSCGTGRAAEDGPPDPAA; this comes from the coding sequence ATGAAAGGCAAGGCCACTTCCTTCGATATCGCGTACCGGGCCGGTGTATCGCAGGCAACCGTGTCGCGCGCCCTGCGTGGCAGTCCACTGGTGAATGAGGAAACCCGCCGGCGTATCGAAGCCATAGCGCGAGAGCTGCATTACACGGTCGACAAGAACGCATCGAACCTGCGCCGGCAGCGCTCCGGCACCCTGGCGCTGCTGCTGTTCGAAGATCCCACCTCCGACGGCTCGCTGATCAACCCCTTCTTTTTGTCGATGCTCGGCGCCATCACCCGCGCCAGCGCACGCCAGGGGCATGACCTGCTGATTTCTTTCCAGCAGCTTTCCCACGACTGGCATGCGGACTACCACGACAGCCACAAGGCAGACGGGCTGATCCTGCTCGGTTACGGCGACTACCTGGCCTCCCGCGGCAAGCTGGAACGCCTGGAGGAACAGGGCACGCCGTTTGTGCGCTGGGGCGCGGTGGATGACGGCCAGCCCGGCATCGCGATCGGCTGCGACAACGCCGGGGGAGGCCGGGCGATCACGGAGCATCTGCTGCGGCTGGGACGCCGTCGCATTGCTTTCCTCGGCGATGCATCACCCCATTGTCCAGAGTTTCTCGACCGGTATCGTGGCCATTGCGCCGCGCTGGCAGCGGCGGGGCAGACATCCGACCAGGCCCTCCAGATCGATGCCGCCGACTCGACCGAAGAGGTCGGCTACACGGCGACGCTGGGCTTGCTCGATGCCGGGACGGCCTTCGATGCGATCTTCGCGGCCAGTGACCTGCTGGCGATCGGCGCCATGCGTGCGCTGGGCGAACGGGGCCGCCGCGTACCCGACGAGATCGCCGTTGTCGGCTTCGACGACATCCCCCTGGCCCGCCTGGCCAGCCCACCGCTGACCACGCTGCTGCAGGACACGAAGATCGCCGGTGAAATGCTGGTGGATACTCTGCTGCGCCAGATCCGCGGGGAAACCGTGCACAACCAGGTACTGCCGGCGCAGCTGGTCATCCGCCGTTCCTGCGGAACCGGTCGAGCGGCCGAAGACGGGCCACCAGATCCGGCTGCGTGA
- a CDS encoding alpha-amylase family glycosyl hydrolase, giving the protein MAWRTSRRLPLVVAGLLAGCAAAPVSRDVYVGTDEPFAANAVYFVVTDRFVNGDPANDHREQGGVNRTFDIPVSGPDGESDNIGYLGGDFKGLADHAGYIRDMGFGAVWLTPIVDNPDEAFTGGDPVRWGSFLTDRGKAGYHGYWGVNFYALDEHLPSPGMDFRALTAALRDNGLVTVLDIVANHGSPSYTMPTDQPKFGEIYDASGQLVADHQNLPPEQLDPRQPLHRFFHAERDLVQLSNFDDSSPVVLDYLVGAYLKWIDEGAGAFRIDTVRHMPPAFWQAFSNRIRERHPGFFLFGEVFDSKAEAIAAYTHPEGGAMSVLDFPLKDRLVEVFGKGRGFEILAPALHLEDAVYRNPYELMTFYDNHDMARLDATDEGFIDAHHWLFTARGIPVIYYGSEIGFMRGRPEHAGNRNYFGKARIAEAVRHPIQQQLSRIGAVRRELPALQKGLQVTLELAGDRAAFYRVYQQGGTAQIALVLLNKGDAAAAFRVSEALEPGQWRDVLGAATQQVDAGEALQATVPAHGVAVFVHDGPVTQPDLVARLRPLDRFRRNGG; this is encoded by the coding sequence ATGGCCTGGCGCACTAGCCGGCGATTGCCCCTGGTCGTGGCCGGCCTGCTCGCCGGGTGCGCCGCCGCACCGGTATCCCGTGACGTCTATGTCGGCACGGATGAACCGTTTGCGGCGAACGCCGTGTACTTCGTCGTGACTGACCGGTTCGTCAATGGCGACCCGGCCAATGATCACCGTGAACAGGGCGGCGTAAACCGCACGTTTGATATTCCCGTTTCCGGTCCGGACGGTGAATCGGACAACATCGGCTACCTCGGCGGTGACTTCAAGGGACTGGCCGATCACGCCGGCTATATCCGCGACATGGGATTTGGTGCCGTCTGGCTCACGCCCATCGTGGACAACCCGGACGAGGCCTTCACCGGCGGTGACCCCGTGCGCTGGGGCAGCTTCCTCACCGACCGGGGCAAGGCGGGATATCACGGCTACTGGGGCGTGAATTTCTATGCGCTTGACGAGCACCTGCCGAGCCCGGGGATGGATTTCCGTGCGCTGACGGCAGCCTTGCGCGACAACGGCCTCGTCACGGTGCTGGACATCGTCGCCAATCACGGCTCGCCGTCGTACACGATGCCGACAGACCAGCCCAAGTTCGGCGAAATCTACGATGCATCCGGGCAACTGGTCGCCGATCACCAGAACCTGCCGCCCGAACAACTCGATCCGCGCCAGCCGTTGCATCGCTTTTTCCACGCCGAGCGTGACCTGGTGCAGTTATCCAACTTCGACGATTCCTCGCCCGTGGTACTCGACTACCTGGTCGGTGCGTACCTGAAGTGGATCGACGAGGGCGCCGGAGCGTTCCGCATCGACACGGTGCGGCACATGCCGCCGGCGTTCTGGCAGGCGTTCTCGAACCGGATCCGCGAACGGCATCCGGGATTCTTCCTGTTTGGCGAGGTGTTCGATTCGAAGGCCGAGGCTATTGCGGCGTACACGCATCCGGAAGGCGGGGCGATGTCGGTACTGGACTTCCCGCTCAAGGACCGCCTGGTCGAGGTGTTTGGAAAGGGCCGTGGTTTCGAGATCCTGGCGCCGGCGCTGCACCTGGAGGATGCGGTCTACCGCAATCCCTACGAACTGATGACCTTCTACGACAACCACGACATGGCGCGCCTGGACGCCACGGACGAGGGCTTCATTGATGCGCACCACTGGTTGTTCACGGCGCGCGGCATTCCGGTGATCTACTACGGTTCGGAGATCGGCTTCATGCGCGGCCGGCCCGAACACGCGGGCAATCGCAACTACTTCGGGAAAGCGCGCATCGCGGAAGCGGTGCGACACCCCATCCAGCAGCAGCTTTCCCGCATCGGCGCCGTGCGCCGGGAGCTGCCGGCGCTACAGAAAGGGTTGCAGGTCACTCTGGAACTTGCCGGCGACCGCGCGGCGTTCTATCGCGTCTACCAGCAGGGCGGCACCGCACAGATCGCGCTGGTGCTGTTGAACAAGGGCGATGCGGCGGCGGCCTTCCGGGTGTCCGAGGCGTTGGAGCCAGGGCAATGGCGGGACGTCCTGGGGGCGGCGACGCAGCAGGTGGACGCAGGCGAAGCGTTGCAGGCCACGGTGCCCGCCCACGGGGTCGCGGTGTTCGTGCACGACGGGCCGGTCACGCAGCCGGATCTGGTGGCCCGTCTTCGGCCGCTCGACCGGTTCCGCAGGAACGGCGGATGA
- a CDS encoding MFS transporter: MEQNPASTRIQRPSLTFWQIWNMCFGFLGIQFGFALQNANVSRIFQTLGASIDDVPALWIAAPLTGLLVQPVIGYFSDRTWTRLGRRRPYFLAGALVASLALIAMPNSPTLWVAAGLLWVLDAAINVAMEPFRAFVGDQMPPAQRAAGFSMQSFFIGAGAVVASALPWFLAHAGVANTAPAGVVPDAVRYAFYLGAAVLVGAVGWTVLRTREATPEALDASDPVLPASLSRPASTLPRAWPWLLSGAATCTAVYRFGLDRQLYLLGAGLLLYGALVGVLARRRSSGMVATILADLRDMPDIMRRLAVVQFFSWFALFAMWIYTTAAVAQVHFGATDARSPAYNEGANWVGVLFAAYNGFAMLAAMAIPPLARRIGARGAHAVNLLVGAASFLSIGLIPEPTWLLVPMMGIGVAWASILSLPYALLSDHLPARKMGVYMGIFNFFIVIPQLVAATVLGFALKSLFGGAPIHALTLGGVSLVVAALSMLRIGATRRETMAHGLAH; this comes from the coding sequence ATGGAGCAGAACCCCGCGTCGACGCGGATACAGCGCCCGTCGCTGACGTTCTGGCAGATCTGGAACATGTGTTTCGGATTCCTGGGGATCCAGTTCGGTTTTGCGTTGCAGAACGCCAATGTCAGCCGGATCTTCCAGACCCTCGGTGCCTCCATCGACGATGTGCCAGCCCTGTGGATCGCCGCGCCGCTGACCGGCCTGCTGGTACAGCCGGTGATCGGCTACTTTTCCGACCGCACCTGGACACGGCTGGGCCGCCGGCGTCCCTACTTTCTGGCTGGCGCCCTGGTCGCCTCCCTGGCCCTGATCGCGATGCCCAACTCGCCCACGCTGTGGGTCGCGGCTGGCTTGCTCTGGGTACTCGACGCAGCCATCAATGTTGCGATGGAACCGTTCCGTGCCTTCGTCGGCGACCAGATGCCCCCGGCGCAGCGTGCAGCGGGCTTTTCCATGCAGAGTTTCTTCATCGGCGCGGGCGCCGTCGTCGCCAGTGCCCTGCCATGGTTCCTGGCCCATGCCGGAGTGGCCAACACGGCGCCGGCGGGCGTCGTTCCGGATGCGGTGCGCTACGCCTTTTATCTCGGCGCCGCCGTGCTCGTGGGTGCCGTCGGCTGGACTGTGCTGCGGACGCGCGAGGCGACGCCCGAGGCGCTGGACGCGAGTGACCCGGTGCTGCCCGCGTCACTGTCGCGACCGGCATCGACCTTGCCGCGCGCCTGGCCGTGGCTGCTGTCAGGGGCCGCGACGTGCACGGCGGTGTACCGTTTTGGACTGGATCGCCAGCTCTATTTGCTGGGCGCCGGCCTGTTGCTGTACGGCGCGCTGGTCGGCGTCCTGGCGCGCCGCCGTTCGTCCGGCATGGTCGCAACCATCCTGGCGGACCTGCGCGACATGCCCGACATCATGCGCCGCCTCGCGGTGGTGCAGTTCTTTTCCTGGTTTGCCCTGTTCGCCATGTGGATCTACACCACCGCCGCCGTTGCGCAGGTGCACTTCGGAGCGACGGACGCGCGGTCGCCGGCATACAACGAGGGTGCCAATTGGGTGGGCGTGCTGTTCGCCGCCTACAACGGCTTTGCGATGCTGGCGGCGATGGCCATTCCCCCGCTGGCCCGGCGGATCGGTGCGCGCGGCGCTCATGCGGTCAATCTGCTGGTGGGTGCGGCATCGTTCCTGTCGATCGGACTGATTCCCGAGCCAACCTGGCTGCTGGTACCGATGATGGGCATCGGCGTGGCCTGGGCTTCGATCCTGTCGCTGCCCTACGCACTACTGTCCGATCACCTGCCGGCGCGGAAGATGGGCGTGTACATGGGAATCTTCAATTTCTTTATTGTGATACCGCAGCTGGTGGCCGCCACCGTGCTGGGGTTTGCCCTCAAGAGCCTGTTCGGCGGCGCGCCGATCCACGCGCTGACGCTGGGCGGTGTCAGCCTGGTGGTGGCGGCTTTGAGCATGCTGCGGATTGGCGCGACGCGAAGGGAGACGATGGCCCATGGCCTGGCGCACTAG